Proteins encoded in a region of the Triticum dicoccoides isolate Atlit2015 ecotype Zavitan chromosome 3A, WEW_v2.0, whole genome shotgun sequence genome:
- the LOC119267394 gene encoding uncharacterized protein At2g34160-like: protein MAVEGITEGVRGLKVEDGEGAAGAAADAPAAAAAAGEGQRRGASGSSNRIQVSNTKKPLFFYVNLAKRYMQQHGDVELSALGMAIATVVTVAEILKNNGLAVEKKIRTSTVEINDESRGRPFQKAKIEIELGKSEKFDELMASAAADAEEGEEEA, encoded by the exons ATGGCGGTGGAGGGGATAACCGAGGGCGTGAGGGGCCTCAAGGTGGAGGACGGCGAGGGGGCGGCGGGCGCCGCGGCCgacgcgccggccgccgccgccgccgccggggaggGGCAGAGGCGGGGCGCCAGCGGCAGCAGCAACCGCATCCAGGTGTCCAACACCAAGAAGCCCCTCTTCTTCTATGTCAACCTCGCCAAG AGGTATATGCAGCAGCACGGCGACGTCGAGCTCTCCGCGCTCGGGATGG CCATTGCGACGGTTGTGACTGTGGCGGAGATTCTAAAGAACAACGGCCTCGCTGTTGAGAAGA AGATTAGGACATCCACAGTGGAAATAAATGACGAATCTAGAGGCCGCCCATTCCAAAAGGCCAAG ATTGAGATAGAGTTGGGGAAGAGCGAGAAATTCGACGAGTTGATGGCCTCTGCTGCGGCAGACGCCGaagaaggcgaggaggaggccTGA